From the Lathyrus oleraceus cultivar Zhongwan6 chromosome 3, CAAS_Psat_ZW6_1.0, whole genome shotgun sequence genome, the window taatctcaatTTTTTCCTACCGTGATAGCGTGTTGACTAAGAAACATAAAGGATGCATTAAGAAATCTTCGAGTCTTAATTACCTTGCTTTTTTCCAAGGTCCATCCCAAATAAAAATGAGATAAgctttattttttaattttttaattttttaactTCAATAAATTTTTacttaaaaataaatatattattaagGTTAAAGAAAAATTATAAGATATAATTTATATGAAAACGAATTAAAATACAATAAATATTAATTTATCTCTCAAAGAAAGAGGGTATGGATTTTAACAAACTAGTGAGATATTTCTTCTCATATAGAAGACAAATATCACCTAATTAGTGAGATATTTCTTCTCATAATGTCGAAATCATACAAAAGATAAATATCACCTAATTACTGTCTTGTTATAAATACATGTGCATATCACAAAAAGGAAATGCATGAACAATAAACCATGGAGTACCAAACGCTTCTCCTTCTTATTACTTTTATGTGTGCAACCATTCTTATCTTCATCCTTAGAAATCAAAATTCCACAAAACTTCCACCAGGGCCACGCCCACTTCCTATCATTGGTAACATCTTAGAACTTGGCCAAAACCCACACAAATCTCTCACAAAACTCTCTAAAATATATGGACCAATCAAGTCACTGAAATTAGGAACAATAACAACCATAGTAATCTCATCCCCTCAAGTAGCCAAACAAGTCCTACAAGAAAATTCACAAATCTTCTCTAGTAGAACTATTCCACATGCTGGATATGCACTTGATCATGCCAAATTCTCACTTGTGTGGCATCCAACATTAGATTTGTGGAAGAAACTAAGGAAAGTTTGTGCCACAAAAGTATTTTCTAAAAAAATGCTTGACTCAACAAAAATCCTTCGCCAACAAAAGTTACAAGAATTATTGAATTATGTGATAGAAAAAAGCAAGAAAGGTGAGGCTTTTGATATTGGTGAGGCTGTTTTTACAACTGTCCTTAATTCAATTTCAAATACTTTGTTCTCTATGGATTTGGCTCAATCAATACATGGCCAAGAGTCTCAAGGATTTAAGAAAATTATTTGGGGTATCATGGAAGAAGCTGGGAAACCTAATGTATCAGATTTCTTTCCTATTCTTCGTCGCTTAGATCTACAAAGTGTGCATGCAAATCTCACCAATTATTTGAAGAAGTTATATGAGATTTTTGATGATATTATTGAAGAAAGAATTAATTCAAGATTTACCAAAGCTGATTCTGAGGATGTTTGCAATGATGTGTTGGATTCACTTCTTAAAAGCAACAATATTGGAGAAACCACGTTGGAATTAAGTCGCAGTGAGATGGTGCATCTCTTTATGGTTAGTGTTGCTTTTCAAATGATTCATTTTCATCAATTATTAGAGTTTAATATGTTGTTGATTTTAGACAAGTTTAAATACCGGTATTGACATTCAACCAATCAATATTGAATTTAACTAAGATTTGCAAATACTAGTTTAAAAAATTAATACAACTAGAGTTTCAAAATATTAGCTCTGTCTTGTCTTATGATAACAGTTGCATTAGTTTGATTATTTCGTATAAAATATATTAAAAGAAGGAAGAGTCACTTTATTATATTATACTTATTAACTATCTCTTTAGTTTTATCActataaatattaaaaaaaaaatttagaTGTAATacatataatattaattaaataatacAACTAAACTTATatcaatattaaaataatatttattttaagGAAAATGTTAATGAGTGTTTCTGGACACTCTCTAAAACTTAAAAAAGTAAGTTTTTTTTAAATGTGTGTAATTAATATATTGAAAattgaaatttttttttttttaaatctttaAAAAGTGCTTCTGAATAACCCTTATTTTAATACAATTGTTTTTATAAATATGATGATAGTTATAACtaaaatcaaatatttttataGTTCACGTTAATTAGGATATTTTGCTCTATGTGGACCCAGAGATATCTGATTTATGAGATTCCACCCACATACTAAGGTGTGTTTTCAACTACACTATCCATAAAGTTGAAATATTCATGCTTTTATGATTGATAAAATAATAAAAAGGATATTGATACAATCGTATAGTTGTGTTACAAATGCATTTTTCTATATTATTGCAAATTTAATTGAATTTCAAAATACTATTTTGTTAGGATTTATTTGTTGCTGGGACCGACACATCATCAGACACGATTGAATGGATTATGATAGAACTATTACGTAATCCTGAAAAATTAACAAAAGCAAAAAAAGAGTTATGTCAAGAAATTGGTAAAGATGAAACAATTGAAGAATCACATATTTTTAAGTTACCTTTCTTACAAGCAGTTGTGAAGGAAACTCTTCGTTTGCACCCACCTGCTCCATTTTTGCTACCTCACAAATGTGATGAAACTGTCAACATATTAGGCTTCAATGTGCCAAAAAATGCACAAGTGTTAGTCAATGTATGGGCCATGGGAAGAGATTCAACCATTTGGAGAAATCCAAATATGTTCATACCTGAAAGATTTTTGGAGTGTGATGTTAATTATAAGGGTAATAATTTTGAACTTATTCCATTTGGGGCAAACAAAAGAATTTGTCCAGGGTTGCCTTTGGCTCATAGGATTGTGCATTTAGTGGTGGCATCCCTTGTACACAATTTTGAATGGAATCTTGCTGATGGGTTAAAGCCAGAAGATATGAATATGGATGAGAAATTTGGATTAACTTTAAAGAAGATTCATCCTGTACGAGTTCAAGCTACCTCATCATCTTAGATGAATATATTTTTTCAAGGAAAATAAAAGGGTGTGGTTTGTGTCACTCTTGTCGACGCAGACGCATATGCGGTTGCAATTTCAACGTAAAATGCATACACACATGCGATTGGTACGATCACCAATTATGGCTGTGACTTTGTTGACAATGTATGTAAAATTGTTAATAGTATATATGTTATTGCAATATATAAAAGCATTAATATTAAACTTTTGCGTCAACATACACTAAACCACAATTGATGTATGCATAAAACGGGATTTTCCTTCCACGTTTAGAATGTGCAAGAAACGCGGGAGGTTTCAATAATAATTTTCAAGACAAATGAATCACTTTGTTTAATGGTTTCTCTTTGGTATATATAAACCTGAAAAAGATAAACTCGTGATTTATAAATGGCTCATGCCACAAAATGTCAAACTAGAACCAAATCATATATCACTTTAGTCGCCAACCTAAGAGACCTCACAATCTCTAAGATCGACCAATTATTCATAGGCAAAACAAACTATCACCTAAGACACTTAAAATCATTATACCAAATGCAAGCCCCTAACTCGCAAGAGACAAAAAATCATTAGACAACTCGGTAACACTTTGACAAAAGACACCATCAACACCATCAGGGTCAACAATCACCTTACATCTAAAATGGTTATCCCTAGTTGGAATTCTCTCTCTAAGTAACTGCAGGGGTTCAACTCTTCAAAATAAGGGAAGGGCCTAGACAATACTAGAAGAGAAAGGGAATGGAAAGAAAAGATGATACTTAGACAATGAGATATACTCTGCTCTCACAAAGTACAAATCATTCTTATCAAGATATTTCCACCAAAACCAGACTTGTTACCTTACCTTAACATCCTTTATTTACTTTAATTATTTTGGCATGCTTCTATACTAAAAACATTTGATATTATTAAAAAAGTAATAGTTGGATTGAAATAATTTTATTGAGCCTAAAAGAGGATGGTCCATGATAAAACAGACCAAACTAAATGTAGTAATATTGGGCGAGCGCCCGAAGCAAGACTGGTCAATCGAAGTGCATTTCATGTCACACGATTAGACTTGGGTTGCCCCTCCCAAATTGAAATCTATGATATGTTTCATTTATCTCATGTTGCATGTGAGGTGTTCAAGGAGTAACGCTCTAGAAATATAAATCAAACGGAGAAAATCGTCTCACCCACGATTTCAAAAAGAATCGACTTTCCTTCATTCCCATGTTTCTGATTAGGAAACTAGGAAAATTATTTCTCCTGCTTTCTCTCTTGGACCAATATGTCTTctataaatattaaaatataaatttttttaaaGCGATCATTCACTAATTTCACAAAGTAAAACACACAGAATCTCTGGAAATCCCTATGTGAGCAGAACCTCTCTCACTATTGTACTTTAAGTTTGGTCTATCATGGGGTCTGGGTAAAACTGACCTGGTCCATATCCGCTGCTAAGGATATCTGCAATATATATTatcttatccttaggtacccacaTCTTTCTGGGTCCTTTTGGGTTAGtctcactacgccaaaaactagaatagacagcgcaccttagagggcgctttattacaaaagcgctctctaaagtgaagcgaaaaataaggagcaatagacagcgcactttagaggacgcttttgtaataaagcgccctctaaggtgaagcaaaaaaataaggaggagatagagggacaacaatacattgcgctttttagaaagcgccctctaaggttatccttagagggcgcttttactaaagcgctgttataagtctatgtgcatttccagcttataaagcgcttctggaaagccttagagagcgcttccataagcgccctcttaggccccctttagagggcgctttttttccacaagcgccctctaaggtgaaacgaaaaaataaggaggagatagagggacaacaatacatggcactttttagaaagcgccctctaaggttacccttagagggcgcttttaataaagcgctgttataagtccatgtgcatttccagcttataaagcgcttctggaaagccttagagagcgcttccataagcgccctcttaggccccctttagagggcgctttttttccacaagcaccctctaatgtcccctttagtaaacattaaaattataacatactgcgcgttttgttatttcactatctgttattttcgttctttttcacgttagggttctaaggcgttttccttccacctctgttagatctacattattactgcgcgtttcctccttctaccaatcaaaggtacacgatgcatacattattacttgcattattgctttgttttagctttgcccaatttcaattttatgttattgttgtctatgctacgtttgtttcaacctgtaaagtttcaatattcatagtcatttaaatagtttgggtttattaggaaattgacggttggtttttagtgaccatgatagcgcatgcaattggactacattacccagtagttagggttatacgacctatgaacatatgattttgtgtcaacaccagtatcattagaaacctaggtccgaatgtgtttgaactcttctgaaattgttttttgtttattctaattagtaatggataatacatggatgtcttccaatcgattgtcgagagagtacgagaatggggtatcagaattcgttaagtttgccgttgcgcacgccgaagaccccagtagaatgatatgtccttgcttgggttgttgttatgggaaacgggttgacgcagttcagttgacatcgcatctaatgaggcatggaattgatcgaagttatacatgttggaatttgcatggtgagaaaagtaacgagaatgttgaaccgggggatagtacgacctatgcctcaaactatagtggcgcagatacatacgattgtgatcgagttgaagagattgcagaagcacttggaggagatcttaaggattgtcccgaaatgtttgagaggttggtaagtgatgcagagaaacctttgtatgatggttgcactaaattcacaagattgtctgcggtattaaagttgtacaacttaaaggcgggcaatggatggtcggataaaagtttcacagagttattagcccttttgaaagatatgcttcctgaggataatgttcttcccaatcgaacatatgagaccaaaaagatgttgtgctctattggcatgagctatgataagatacatgcatgtccaaacgattgcgttttgtttcgaaatgagtatgcatcgttaaatgagtgtcctaaatgcggtgtctcgcgatataagaacaagttgtctccagcaaaagtcttgtggtattttcctgttattccgagatttagacgcatgtttcgtagtgaaaccgattcaagacacttgacctggcatgcagatgaaagaattatagatggaaagtatcgacatccggcagattcaccacagtggttgaaaattgataatgattatcctgaatttggagaagaatcaagaaaccttcgcttggcattatctactgatggaatgaacccacacggtatccagagtatctcacacagtacatggcctgtgattattatgatttataacctacctccatggctatgtatgaagcgtaagtacatgatgttgtctatgttgatttctggacctaaacaaccagggaatgacatagacgtgtacttgaagcccttaatcgaagatttaaagattttgtgggagaccggtgtggaggtttatgatggatataggaaagaaagtttcaacttgagggcgatgttgtttggcacaattaatgattttccagcatacggaaatctatcagggtatagcataaaaggtcaatgtgcgtgtcctatttgtgaagataaaacagattggaagcgcttggagtttggtcagaagaatgtctttctcggtcatcggagattcttaaattcaaatcatcactaccgtggatggagaaaggcgttcaatggagagacagaacaaggcagagctccacctatattgacgggtgatcaaatttttgaaaaggtgaaagatttggatactcagtttggcaagccttttgcccagACACTTatcaaaagtgggtggaagaagaggtcagttttcttttgaattgccgtattggaagtccttgtatgtgagacattttcttgatgttatgcatattgaaaaaaatgtatttgaaagtgttattggcacgttactcaatatacaatgaaagtctaaggatggccttaaggcaagaaaggacttgatagcgatgggaataagaactgaattaggacccttgaagaaaggaaaacgaacatatctactgcctgctgcttatactctatctagaaaggagaaaaaaacattgtgtaagtttctaagtgaagttaaagttctagaagggtactcttcagatattagaagacttgtgtctatgaaagacctcaagttaaagagtttaaagacccatgattgccatgttataatggaacattttctcccaataggtatacgttctattcttccagaaaaagtaagaagctctataactaagttgtgttctttcttcaagtcaatttgcagtaaggtgatcaatcctgcgatcttaccaatgttgcaaaaagaaatcgttattactttgtgtgagcttgaaatgttttttcctccatcattttttgacataatggtacatctagttgttcatcttgtgaaagagacacaattgtgtggaccaaCTTATATGAGATagatgtaccctgttgaacgttatatgaaaatattaaaagggtacgtgaagaaccgaagtcgaccagaaggttgtatggttgaaagatacattgttgaagaagcgattgagttttgtactgaatatttgtctaatgttcagtcaatcggactccccaagtctcagcttgtcgaaaagaaagaaggaaaaaatctaattggaaataaaatcgtggcagtatcaagggtcgaacgggatcaagtgcatttgtatgttctgcacaatgagaatgaggttgagccgtatgttgaaattcacaaggatgttctccgatgtttaaatcccaatagaaatgaaaattggatagtacgagagcacaatcgatgttttataccttggtttaaggatcatatttattcaaagtattattcagatcccgcttcaataacagaaaggttgagatgcttagcatatggtccaagtttccatgttttttcttatagcgcatacgcgattaatggatacacattttataccaaagaacaagatgataaaagtactatgcagaatagtggtgtcaccgtggtagctgaagcaatgcacatatcaagtgtgaaggacttaaaccccaaatttgcaaatctgtcgtattttggtgttatcgagcgcatttgggtgtttgattatgagaagtttcagattcctatatttggttgcaagtgggttgaaaataataacggcattcgaagggataagtcaggatttttgcaagtggatcttaatagggtgggatacaaagatgagtcttttattctagcctctcaagctagacaagtgttctatgtcaatgatccgaaaagtacgaaatggtctatagttcttttttccaacaaagtaattgatgaaaacactggagatcaaggtgatattgatattgagattgaatcgtttaccagaaatgatcaagatgagaatattatatcaaatgattcatatattagaaatgatcataatgagggtatttggatcaatccaaccgtccgtgttgttaagagacatgtagaacatattccaaccaagaaaagaaagagaacttagtgaaaaaggtacaggtcaaatgattttaattgttttctttattacaggtaaaatgacttttatgattttaattgtttttacatttgtcatctgattttaattgttttctttattacaggtaaaatggctattatgaagtcaatcattcgtgcaaggggcaagggatactcgaaagtatcaattgatatttgtttagatggagatgttccattgtcgtcaagcctcattcgcgtagatgatgatgctggatatttgaaagtatccttctacgacaatggaacatgtccatctaaacaaatatcaattttatcttcaaaagataagagaccaaaaatataaggggattacgcagcaaatcgagtcagttgcatcaaaaaaaaaggtataaacacaattatatgatatttatgcatagaaaatgttaattcttgatcttatacatcacctaactaattttatgatattttaggttcatgctattgatattgaacaaaaagaggttgttgctaagaagactgctgctagcaaaaaaaacatacatctcagagatgcttttgctacttagttttatttctttttaagttatgaattggttgtatatttagaatctttagaagttaaacgattatatatcagtggattgttgtatatgtatggattgttgtatataaggcttgttgaatgtaatgtgtgaaaaagggcttcaaattatacagttttgggtgtactgcttcaatatacaggttgtctaaaataaataaataaatatagcgcttttttaaaaaaaaaatttaaataaccacccactttagagggcgcttcccaaaataagcgccctctaaaccctttaaatttccactttagagggcgctttccagtaaaagcgccctctaaacccttaaaagtttccactttagagggcgctttccagtaaaagcgccctctaaacccttaaaagtttccactttagagggcgctttccagtaaaagcgccctctaaacccttaaatgtttccactttagagggcgctttctttaaaaagcgccctctaaagtggcccttaaagggcttaaagagccactttagacagcgctttcaccaggaaaaaaagcgctgtctttacctatgccagcgccagattagagggcgctttaaagcgctgttataggaaaaaaaaaagcgccctcttttcccttatttggcgtagtgtctTCCTAGGGTTTTTGATAAACTTAGGTTTCTGTGGATATTTATACATGAACACATGATTGAAACGAGAATGAGATTTTGCTTTAGCCTTAGATTTTGAAATAGATCTACCTTTAGGCAAAACACCATTTTGTTTCCCATAAAGAACAAAATGGGACTGAAGAGTAattgtgtcataccccaattttgatcctGAATCGCCGAATCAATCCATTCATCGAATCATTAAAATCATATGCATATCGAAACAGGCATTTCATCTTGCATAATGCCcaaaatatcagtcagaataatTTTTCAGATCTACAGACAAACCGGTCAAACTGAATCTCAATGGTGCATAAAATcaatgaatgaaaattttcaaaatcgAGCTTGCAAACATCAATTATATTAATATATGTTTCGTGTAGTTTAACCTGCcatgctcgttttattttttgCCTACTGTTTCAATCGCTTTTTGATCAGTTTCAGCCTTTTAACCgatcaaaatttatttcaaaattaaatcaAATGCTGTATATTTTCGAGAAATTTATTTTacgctgatcattttggtgcagTCAATTTAATTTTTTCGGGTATTTTTGTGCCCgacttttatttattttgagtctttttatttttgcagttttgtcaaagtgtctagaataattaaatagaattattggtgttttattctaattattttatagtgtttgattttatttagttttaattaattttatttatttttgtctCTATATTAAGCACTAAGAGCATTTCtgaattttaaaaattattaaaaaccCTAAAATAATATGTATATATAGTAGTGATGCTGAGAGGAGAAGGGGATCAAAAAATATCAGAGCGGCTCATTATTTTTTACTCTGAGcaaaactaaaaaaaattaaagagAAAACAAATAGTTTCTCTCTTCTCAGTCACTCT encodes:
- the LOC127127195 gene encoding geraniol 8-hydroxylase, producing the protein MEYQTLLLLITFMCATILIFILRNQNSTKLPPGPRPLPIIGNILELGQNPHKSLTKLSKIYGPIKSLKLGTITTIVISSPQVAKQVLQENSQIFSSRTIPHAGYALDHAKFSLVWHPTLDLWKKLRKVCATKVFSKKMLDSTKILRQQKLQELLNYVIEKSKKGEAFDIGEAVFTTVLNSISNTLFSMDLAQSIHGQESQGFKKIIWGIMEEAGKPNVSDFFPILRRLDLQSVHANLTNYLKKLYEIFDDIIEERINSRFTKADSEDVCNDVLDSLLKSNNIGETTLELSRSEMVHLFMDLFVAGTDTSSDTIEWIMIELLRNPEKLTKAKKELCQEIGKDETIEESHIFKLPFLQAVVKETLRLHPPAPFLLPHKCDETVNILGFNVPKNAQVLVNVWAMGRDSTIWRNPNMFIPERFLECDVNYKGNNFELIPFGANKRICPGLPLAHRIVHLVVASLVHNFEWNLADGLKPEDMNMDEKFGLTLKKIHPVRVQATSSS